A window of the Miscanthus floridulus cultivar M001 chromosome 14, ASM1932011v1, whole genome shotgun sequence genome harbors these coding sequences:
- the LOC136504131 gene encoding receptor protein-tyrosine kinase CEPR1-like, giving the protein MVSTLCSPSPLLWFVLFVIFFFASGDGGPAAALELDTQAAYLAKMKEQFPGPGMSRWWDFTSPAPDYCSFHGVACDRSGNVTGIDVTSWSLVGRLPPGVCAALPALRELRMAYNDVRGGFPLGVLNCTSLEVLNLSFSGVSGAVPPDLSPLRALRVLDLSSNLFTGAFPTSIANVTSLEVVNLNQNPGFYVWRPAESLFVPLRRIRVLILSTTSMRGGIPAWFGNMTSLTDLELSGNYLTGTIPVSLARLPRLQFLELYYNELEGGVPAELGNLTQLTDIDLSENRLTGGIPESLCALRNLRVLQIYTNRLTGPIPAVLGNSTQLRILSVYRNQLTGEIPADLGRSSDLNVIEVSENQLTGPLPPYACVNGKLQYILVLSNLLTGPIPPAYAECTPLLRFRVSNNHLDGDVPPGIFGLPHASIVDLNYNHFTGSVAATVAGATNLTSLFASNNQMSGVLPPEIAGASGLVKIDLSNNLIAGPIPASVGLLSKLNQLSLQGNRLNGSIPETLAGLKTLNVLNLSDNALSGEIPESLCKLLPNSLDFSNNNLSGPVPLQLIKEGLLESVAGNPGLCVAFRLNLTDPALPLCPRPSLRRGLAGDLWVVGVCALVCAVAMLALARRWVLRARRLAEQDGALASSPGSSASYDVTSFHKLTFDQHEILEALIDKNIVGHGGSGTVYKIELSSGELVAVKKLWVSKRRLRPPSSKQVDWTAAVAMTNTPTANSRDSSNRDGGWLGDRELRTEVETLGSIRHKNIVKLYCCYSGADCNLLVYEYMPNGNLWEALHGCYLLLDWPTRHRVALGVAQGLAYLHHDLLFPIVHRDIKSSNILLDADFEPKVADFGIAKVLQARGGADRDGSTTTIAGTYGYLAPEYAYSSKATTKCDVYSFGVVLMELATGRKPIEPEFGDTRDIVHWVSGKVAAGAGAEADALDKRLAWSPYKEEMVQALRVAVRCTCSMPALRPTMADVVQMLAEAGPPAGRTTKDDKDHHHATPPP; this is encoded by the exons atggtgtcCACTCTCTGTTCACCTTCACCCTTGCTCTGGTTCGTTCTCTtcgtcatcttcttcttcgcATCCGGCGATGGCGGTCCGGCAGCGGCATTGGAGCTGGACACGCAGGCTGCCTACCTCGCCAAGATGAAGGAGCAGTTCCCGGGGCCGGGCATGTCGAGGTGGTGGGACTTCACGTCGCCAGCGCCGGACTACTGCAGCTTCCACGGCGTCGCCTGCGACCGGTCCGGCAACGTCACGGGCATCGACGTCACGTCGTGGAGCCTCGTCGGCAGGCTCCCCCCGGGCGTCTGCGCGGCGCTCCCCGCGCTCCGGGAGCTCCGGATGGCGTACAACGACGTCCGCGGCGGGTTTCCTCTCGGCGTGCTCAATTGCACCTCCCTGGAGGTGCTGAACCTCAGCTTCTCCGGCGTGTCGGGCGCCGTGCCCCCCGACCTGTCCCCACTGCGCGCGCTGCGGGTGCTGGACCTGTCCAGCAACCTCTTCACCGGCGCGTTCCCGACGTCCATTGCCAACGTCACCAGCCTGGAGGTGGTGAACCTCAACCAGAACCCCGGCTTCTACGTGTGGCGGCCGGCCGAGTCGCTGTTCGTGCCGCTGCGGCGCATCCGCGTGCTCATCCTCTCCACCACCTCCATGCGCGGCGGCATCCCCGCGTGGTTCGGCAACATGACGTCGCTCACCGACCTGGAGCTCAGCGGCAACTACCTCACCGGCACCATCCCCGTGTCGCTGGCGCGCCTCCCGAGGCTGCAGTTCCTGGAGCTCTACTACAACGAGCTGGAGGGCGGCGTCCCCGCTGAGCTCGGCAACCTCACGCAGCTCACCGACATCGACCTCTCCGAGAACCGCCTCACGGGGGGCATCCCCGAGTCGCTGTGCGCGCTGCGCAACCTGCGCGTGCTCCAAATCTACACCAACCGCCTCACGGGCCCCATCCCGGCCGTGCTCGGCAACTCCACGCAGCTGCGCATCCTCTCCGTGTACCGCAACCAGCTCACCGGCGAGATCCCCGCCGACCTCGGCCGGTCCTCGGACCTCAACGTGATCGAGGTGTCGGAGAACCAGCTGACGGGCCCGCTGCCGCCGTACGCCTGCGTCAACGGGAAACTCCAGTACATCCTGGTCCTGAGCAACCTCCTGACGGGGCCCATCCCGCCGGCGTACGCCGAGTGCACGCCGCTGCTCCGGTTCCGGGTGAGCAACAACCACCTGGACGGCGACGTGCCGCCAGGCATCTTCGGCCTCCCGCACGCCTCCATCGTCGACCTCAACTACAACCACTTCACGGGCTCCGTGGCGGCCACGGTGGCGGGCGCCACGAACCTGACGTCTCTGTTCGCGTCCAACAACCAGATGTCCGGCGTGCTCCCGCCGGAGATCGCCGGCGCGTCGGGGCTGGTGAAGATCGACCTGAGCAACAACCTCATCGCCGGCCCCATCCCGGCGTCCGTGGGCCTGCTGTCGAAGCTGAACCAGCTGTCGCTGCAGGGGAACCGGCTGAACGGGTCCATCCCGGAGACGCTCGCCGGGCTCAAGACCCTGAACGTGCTGAACCTGTCGGACAACGCGCTGTCCGGCGAGATCCCGGAGTCGCTGTGCAAGCTGCTTCCCAACTCGCTGGACTTCTCCAACAACAACCTGTCGGGGCCGGTGCCGCTGCAGCTCATCAAGGAGGGCCTGCTGGAGAGCGTGGCGGGGAACCCGGGGCTGTGCGTGGCGTTCCGGCTGAACCTGACGGACCCGGCGCTGCCGCTGTGCCCGCGGCCGAGCCTGCGGCGCGGCCTTGCCGGGGACTTGTGGGTGGTGGGCGTGTGCGCTCTGGTGTGCGCGGTGGCGATGCTGGCGCTGGCGCGGCGGTGGGTGCTGCGGGCGCGGCGGCTCGCGGAGCAGGACGGGGCGCTGGCGTCGTCGCCGGGGTCCAGCGCGTCGTACGACGTGACGAGTTTCCACAAGCTGACCTTCGACCAGCACGAGATCCTGGAGGCGCTGATTGACAAGAACATCGTGGGCCACGGCGGATCCGGAACCGTGTACAAGATCGAGCTCAGCAGCGGCGAGCTGGTGGCGGTGAAGAAGCTGTGGGTGTCGAAGCGGCGGCTGCGGCCGCCGAGCAGCAAGCAGGTGGACTGGACGGCGGCCGTGGCGATGACCAACACCCCCACCGCCAACAGCAGAGACAGCAGCAACAGAGACGGCGGGTGGCTCGGCGACCGCGAGCTCCGCACGGAGGTGGAGACGCTGGGCAGCATCCGGCACAAGAACATCGTGAAGCTCTACTGCTGCTACTCCGGCGCCGACTGCAACCTGCTGGTGTACGAGTACATGCCCAACGGCAACCTGTGGGAGGCGCTGCACGGCTGCTACCTGCTGCTGGACTGGCCGACGCGCCACCGCGTGGCGCTCGGCGTCGCGCAGGGGCTCGCCTACCTCCACCACGACCTCCTCTTCCCCATCGTCCACCGCGACATCAAGTCCTCCAACATCCTCCTCGACGCCGACTTCGAGCCCAAGGTCGCCGACTTCGGCATCGCCAAGGTGCTCCAGGCGCGCGGCGGCGCTGACCGCGACggctccaccaccaccatcgccggcACCTACGGCTACCTGGCGCCAG AGTACGCCTACTCGTCCAAGGCGACGACCAAGtgcgacgtgtacagcttcggcgtgGTGCTCATGGAGCTGGCCACGGGGAGGAAGCCCATCGAGCCGGAGTTCGGGGACACGAGGGACATCGTGCACTGGGTCTCCGGCAAGGTGGCCGCCGGCGCCGGAGCCGAGGCGGACGCGCTGGACAAGCGCCTCGCGTGGAGCCCCTACAAGGAGGAGATGGTGCAGGCGCTGCGCGTCGCCGTGCGATGCACCTGCAGCATGCCGGCACTCcgccccaccatggccgacgtCGTGCAGATGCTCGCCGAGGCCGGGCCACCCGCCGGCCGGACGACAAAGGACGACAAAGATCATCATCATGCTACTCCTCCTCCTTAG